A portion of the Streptomyces sp. NBC_01335 genome contains these proteins:
- a CDS encoding DNA repair helicase XPB, protein MTGPLIVQSDKTLLLEVDHELADACRRVIAPFAELERAPEHIHTYRVTPLGLWNARAAGHDAEQVVDALVEYSRYPVPHALLVDIAETMARYGRLTLSKHPVHGLVLTSTDRPVLEEVLRSKKISPLVGARIDPDTVAVHPSERGQIKQTLLKLGWPAEDLAGYVDGEAHPIDLAQDGWSLRPYQKQAVEGFWHGGSGVVVLPCGAGKTLVGAGAMAEAKATTLILVTNTVSARQWKHELIKRTSLTEEEIGEYSGTRKEIRPVTIATYQVLTTRRKGVYPHLELFDSRDWGLVIYDEVHLLPAPVFKFTADLQARRRLGLTATLVREDGRESDVFSLIGPKRFDAPWKEIEAQGYIAPADCVEVRVNLTDHERLAYATAEPEEKYRFCATTVTKRKVTEALVRKHAGEQTLVIGQYIDQLDELGEHLNAPVIKGETPNSQREKLFESFRQGEINVLVVSKVANFSIDLPEATVAIQVSGTFGSRQEEAQRLGRVLRPKADGHEARFYSVVARDTIDQDFAAHRQRFLAEQGYAYRIVDADELLTENTGNTESTES, encoded by the coding sequence GTGACCGGACCCCTCATCGTCCAGAGCGACAAGACACTTCTGCTGGAAGTCGACCACGAGCTGGCGGACGCGTGCCGCAGGGTGATCGCGCCCTTCGCCGAGCTGGAGCGCGCACCCGAGCACATCCACACCTACCGCGTGACGCCGCTCGGGCTGTGGAACGCCCGGGCCGCAGGGCACGACGCCGAGCAGGTCGTCGACGCGCTGGTGGAGTACTCCCGCTACCCCGTGCCGCACGCACTGCTCGTCGACATCGCCGAGACGATGGCGCGGTACGGCCGTCTCACCCTGTCCAAGCACCCGGTGCACGGCCTCGTGCTGACCAGCACCGACCGGCCGGTCCTCGAAGAGGTGCTGCGGTCGAAGAAGATCTCCCCGCTGGTCGGGGCGCGGATCGACCCGGACACGGTCGCCGTGCACCCCTCGGAGCGCGGGCAGATCAAGCAGACGCTGCTGAAGCTCGGCTGGCCCGCCGAGGACCTCGCCGGGTACGTCGACGGCGAGGCGCACCCGATCGACCTGGCGCAGGACGGCTGGTCGCTGCGGCCGTACCAGAAGCAGGCGGTCGAGGGGTTCTGGCACGGTGGTTCCGGTGTCGTCGTGCTCCCCTGTGGTGCCGGAAAGACGCTGGTCGGAGCGGGTGCGATGGCGGAGGCGAAGGCCACCACGCTGATCCTGGTGACCAACACCGTCTCGGCCCGCCAGTGGAAGCACGAGCTGATCAAGCGCACCTCGCTGACCGAGGAGGAGATCGGCGAGTACAGCGGTACGCGCAAGGAGATCCGCCCGGTCACCATCGCGACGTACCAGGTGCTCACCACGCGCCGTAAGGGCGTCTACCCGCACCTGGAGCTCTTCGACTCCCGTGACTGGGGTCTGGTGATCTACGACGAGGTGCACCTGCTGCCCGCGCCGGTCTTCAAGTTCACCGCAGACCTCCAGGCCCGCCGCCGGCTCGGTCTGACCGCCACGCTGGTCCGTGAGGACGGGCGGGAGTCGGACGTGTTCTCGCTCATCGGCCCGAAGCGGTTCGACGCCCCGTGGAAGGAGATCGAGGCGCAGGGCTACATCGCGCCCGCCGACTGCGTGGAGGTACGGGTCAACCTCACCGACCACGAGCGGCTCGCGTACGCCACGGCCGAGCCCGAGGAGAAGTACCGCTTCTGTGCGACCACCGTGACCAAGCGGAAGGTCACGGAGGCGCTGGTCCGCAAGCACGCGGGCGAGCAGACCCTCGTCATCGGGCAGTACATCGACCAGCTCGACGAGCTGGGCGAGCACCTGAACGCGCCCGTCATCAAGGGCGAGACGCCGAACTCGCAGCGCGAGAAGCTCTTCGAGTCGTTCCGGCAGGGCGAGATCAACGTGCTGGTCGTGTCGAAGGTCGCGAACTTCTCGATCGACCTGCCGGAGGCCACCGTCGCCATCCAGGTGTCGGGGACGTTCGGCTCCCGCCAGGAGGAGGCGCAGCGGCTCGGCCGGGTGCTGCGGCCGAAGGCGGACGGACACGAGGCCCGCTTCTACTCGGTGGTCGCCCGCGACACCATCGACCAGGACTTCGCCGCGCACCGGCAGCGGTTCCTGGCCGAGCAGGGGTACGCGTACCGGATCGTCGACGCGGACGAGCTGCTGACGGAGAACACCGGGAACACGGAGAGCACCGAGAGCTGA
- a CDS encoding HelD family protein, with amino-acid sequence MSAPHTAESDTPTDPLARERGHLAASRAALRVMREDVQALDIRDVTANWVNAAVLQAQIDERIKALADLSHTPLFFGRLDFRHPVGGELAEGAEGERFYIGRRHVHDAHGDPMVIDWRAPVSQSFYQASRLDPQDVGLRRRFGYTGGELTAYEDEDLTAPADTAASGTTSKLLQAEIERPRVGPMRDIVATIQPEQDEIVRSELGGTICVQGGPGTGKTAVGLHRVAYLLYAHRDRLARTGTLVIGPNRSFLHYIEQVLPALGEMEVQQATVEDLVTRNVEVRGTDEASAALVKGDARMAEVLRRAIRSHVTPPTEGIVVVRGSRRWRVPAYEVAELVEELLARDMRYGAAHEALPQRIAHRVLVRMEEAGEAPDDRVQNAVARTPAVKAAVKAVWPAVDPAKLVLRLLSDPEFLAAHAEGLLTEDEQKAVVWTKPARSVKSAKWSTADAVLIDEARDLVERTHSLGHVVLDEAQDLSPMQYRAVGRRCSTGSATVLGDLAQGTTPWSTRSWADALGHLGKRDAHVEELTAGFRVPREVIAYASRLLPAIAPGLAAVESVRESPGSLAVRAVGGAEELVAAAVDACEEALEQEGSIGLIAADARIPALAEALAAAGHTVLSPGEETSAASRLTLVPASLAKGLEYDYVVLDEPAAVVDGEPDERTGLRRLYVALTRAVSGLTVVHAAPLPQALADAV; translated from the coding sequence GTGTCCGCGCCGCACACCGCAGAAAGTGACACCCCCACCGATCCACTGGCCCGCGAGCGAGGTCATCTCGCCGCGTCCCGGGCGGCCCTGCGCGTCATGCGCGAGGACGTCCAGGCCCTCGACATCCGCGACGTCACCGCCAACTGGGTGAACGCCGCCGTACTCCAGGCGCAGATCGACGAGCGCATCAAGGCGCTCGCCGACCTCTCGCACACCCCGCTCTTCTTCGGCCGTCTCGACTTCCGGCACCCGGTCGGCGGCGAGCTCGCCGAGGGCGCGGAGGGCGAGCGGTTCTACATCGGCCGCCGTCACGTCCACGACGCGCACGGCGACCCGATGGTCATCGACTGGCGTGCGCCGGTCTCGCAGTCGTTCTACCAGGCGTCCCGCCTCGACCCGCAGGACGTGGGGCTCCGCCGCCGCTTCGGTTACACCGGCGGCGAGCTGACCGCGTACGAGGACGAGGACCTCACGGCCCCCGCCGACACCGCCGCCTCCGGCACCACCAGCAAGCTGCTCCAGGCCGAGATCGAGCGGCCGCGCGTCGGTCCGATGCGGGACATCGTCGCGACGATCCAGCCCGAGCAGGACGAGATCGTCCGTAGCGAGCTGGGCGGCACGATCTGCGTGCAGGGAGGCCCCGGTACCGGAAAGACAGCGGTGGGCCTGCACCGTGTCGCGTACCTGCTGTACGCGCACCGGGACCGGCTGGCCCGTACCGGCACGCTCGTCATCGGGCCGAACCGGTCGTTCCTCCACTACATCGAGCAGGTGCTCCCCGCCCTCGGCGAGATGGAGGTGCAGCAGGCGACCGTGGAGGACCTGGTCACCAGGAACGTCGAGGTGCGCGGCACCGACGAGGCGTCCGCCGCGCTGGTGAAGGGCGACGCGCGAATGGCCGAGGTGCTGCGGCGGGCGATCCGCTCGCACGTCACCCCGCCCACCGAGGGGATCGTGGTGGTGCGCGGTTCGCGCCGCTGGCGGGTCCCTGCGTACGAGGTGGCGGAGCTCGTCGAGGAACTGCTCGCCCGCGACATGCGGTACGGCGCCGCCCACGAGGCGCTGCCGCAGCGCATCGCGCACCGGGTGCTGGTGCGGATGGAGGAGGCCGGGGAGGCGCCGGACGACCGGGTGCAGAACGCGGTGGCCCGTACGCCCGCCGTGAAGGCGGCGGTGAAGGCGGTCTGGCCCGCCGTCGATCCGGCGAAGCTGGTGCTGCGGCTGCTCTCCGACCCGGAGTTCCTGGCCGCGCACGCGGAGGGGCTGCTCACCGAGGACGAGCAGAAGGCGGTGGTGTGGACGAAGCCGGCCCGCAGCGTGAAGTCGGCGAAGTGGTCGACGGCGGACGCGGTGCTGATCGACGAGGCCCGCGATCTGGTGGAGCGCACGCACTCGCTCGGCCATGTGGTGCTCGACGAGGCGCAGGACCTCTCCCCGATGCAGTACCGGGCGGTGGGGCGGCGCTGTTCGACGGGTTCGGCGACCGTGCTGGGCGACCTCGCGCAGGGCACGACGCCCTGGTCGACGCGGAGCTGGGCGGACGCGCTCGGGCATCTGGGCAAGCGGGACGCGCACGTGGAGGAGCTGACGGCGGGCTTCCGTGTGCCGCGCGAGGTGATCGCGTACGCCTCCCGGCTGCTGCCCGCGATCGCGCCCGGGCTCGCGGCGGTCGAGTCGGTGCGTGAGTCGCCCGGTTCGCTGGCGGTACGCGCGGTGGGCGGTGCCGAGGAGCTGGTGGCGGCGGCGGTCGACGCGTGCGAGGAGGCGCTGGAGCAGGAGGGGTCGATCGGTCTGATCGCCGCCGACGCCCGCATCCCCGCGCTGGCCGAGGCGCTGGCGGCGGCCGGGCACACCGTGCTGTCGCCCGGTGAGGAGACGAGCGCCGCTTCGCGGCTGACGCTGGTCCCCGCCTCGCTCGCGAAGGGCCTGGAGTACGACTACGTGGTGCTGGACGAGCCGGCGGCCGTGGTCGACGGCGAGCCCGACGAGCGCACCGGGCTGCGCCGGCTGTACGTGGCGCTGACCCGTGCGGTGTCGGGCCTCACGGTCGTGCACGCGGCCCCGCTGCCCCAGGCGCTGGCCGACGCGGTGTGA
- a CDS encoding copper homeostasis protein CutC — protein sequence MSKRALLEVIALDAEDAVAAQAGGADRLELVTDMAADGLTPPRETFAAIRAAVDIPLRVMLRQEDGFAVGDIDRLLGRLGELREAGADQFVFGFLDRDGHADLVTVERLVAELDGCPWTFHRAIDRATDRGSLRKQLADLPGLDTYLTAGAATGVDDGVPTLVDEAARSREPGYEPQILVGGGLRLEHLPSLRAAGLDAFHIGGAARPHGWTGPVDEAAVRAWREAVDA from the coding sequence ATGAGCAAGCGCGCACTCCTGGAGGTGATCGCGCTCGACGCCGAGGACGCGGTCGCGGCCCAGGCCGGTGGGGCGGACCGACTCGAACTGGTCACCGACATGGCCGCCGACGGCCTCACCCCGCCCCGGGAGACGTTCGCCGCCATCCGGGCGGCCGTCGACATCCCGCTGCGCGTGATGCTCCGGCAGGAGGACGGCTTCGCCGTCGGTGACATCGACCGCCTCCTCGGGCGGCTGGGCGAGCTGCGGGAGGCGGGCGCCGACCAGTTCGTCTTCGGATTCCTGGACCGGGACGGCCACGCCGACCTGGTCACCGTCGAACGGCTCGTCGCCGAACTCGACGGCTGCCCCTGGACGTTCCACCGCGCGATCGACCGGGCCACCGACCGGGGCTCGCTGCGCAAGCAGCTCGCGGACCTGCCCGGACTCGACACCTACCTGACGGCGGGCGCCGCGACCGGGGTCGACGACGGCGTACCGACCCTGGTCGACGAGGCCGCCCGCTCCCGCGAACCCGGGTACGAGCCGCAGATCCTGGTCGGCGGCGGCCTCCGCCTCGAACACCTGCCGAGCCTGCGGGCCGCCGGACTCGACGCCTTCCACATCGGCGGCGCCGCCCGCCCGCACGGCTGGACCGGCCCGGTGGACGAGGCGGCGGTACGCGCCTGGCGCGAGGCCGTCGACGCGTAG
- a CDS encoding biotin-dependent carboxyltransferase family protein, translated as MSGLLRVVRAGALTTVQDAGRTGWAHLGVPRAGALDAPAHRLANRLVGNDPTAAVLETTATGCAVRPDRTVVAVVGGAVCRVTVDGRPAAWGAPVRVRAGAVLEAGPALSGLRSYLAFAGGLEPETVLGSRSADLLSGLGPPPLRDGDTLPLGEPPATAPALPAAAPWTAAPAAPRGLVLPVRPGPRHAWFTEDALRTLTTAAYRVSAASNRIGLRTEGPALERAVDGELPSEGMVLGAVQVPPDGRPVVFLHDHPTTGGYPVVGVVPAHALAAAAQAVPGTPLRFVTM; from the coding sequence GTGAGCGGGCTGCTGCGGGTGGTGCGCGCCGGCGCGCTGACCACCGTCCAGGACGCCGGGCGCACCGGCTGGGCGCACCTCGGCGTCCCCAGGGCCGGGGCGCTGGACGCGCCCGCGCACCGGCTCGCCAACCGGCTGGTGGGCAATGACCCCACCGCCGCCGTGCTGGAGACCACCGCCACCGGCTGCGCGGTCCGCCCCGACCGGACCGTGGTCGCGGTGGTCGGCGGCGCCGTCTGCCGGGTGACGGTCGACGGCCGCCCGGCGGCCTGGGGCGCCCCCGTCCGGGTGCGGGCGGGCGCGGTGCTGGAGGCGGGCCCCGCCCTCAGCGGCCTGCGGAGTTACCTGGCGTTCGCGGGCGGCCTGGAGCCGGAGACGGTGCTGGGCAGCCGCTCCGCCGACCTGCTCTCCGGGCTCGGCCCGCCCCCGCTCCGCGACGGGGACACCCTGCCGCTCGGCGAACCGCCCGCCACCGCCCCGGCGCTCCCGGCCGCCGCGCCCTGGACGGCTGCCCCCGCCGCGCCCCGCGGGCTGGTGCTGCCGGTCCGCCCGGGGCCCCGGCACGCCTGGTTCACCGAGGACGCCCTGCGGACCCTGACCACGGCCGCGTACCGCGTCTCCGCCGCGAGCAACCGCATCGGGCTGCGCACCGAGGGCCCCGCGCTGGAACGGGCCGTCGACGGCGAACTCCCCAGCGAGGGCATGGTGCTCGGCGCGGTCCAGGTCCCTCCGGACGGCCGCCCGGTGGTGTTCCTGCACGACCACCCGACGACCGGCGGCTACCCGGTCGTCGGCGTCGTCCCGGCCCACGCCCTCGCGGCGGCGGCCCAGGCCGTCCCGGGGACCCCGCTCCGGTTCGTGACGATGTGA
- a CDS encoding 5-oxoprolinase subunit B family protein yields the protein MSAGGTEPGGAASARVLPAGRDGLLVELDSGEAAEAFHAEVLRRRDRGELPPVREIVPGARTVLLDGIRAAGRTGGGAGRIGGGAGLDRFARELAGWTVEPLRRADGPAVEIPVVYDGPDLDEVAALWGVPPGEVGAVHSGTAFRVAFCGFAPGFGYLTGLPERLHVPRRATPRTRVPAGALALAGPYTGVYPRVSPGGWQLIGRMPDPARLWDPARDPAALLVPGARVRFVPVAPEAEPGSGGERA from the coding sequence GTGAGCGCGGGCGGTACGGAGCCGGGGGGCGCCGCCTCCGCGCGGGTGCTGCCGGCCGGGCGGGACGGGCTCCTGGTCGAGCTGGACTCCGGGGAGGCCGCCGAGGCGTTCCACGCCGAGGTGCTGCGCCGCCGCGACCGGGGCGAGCTGCCACCGGTCCGCGAGATCGTGCCCGGCGCGCGCACCGTCCTGCTCGACGGGATCAGGGCCGCCGGACGTACGGGTGGTGGCGCCGGACGCATCGGTGGTGGCGCCGGGCTCGACCGGTTCGCGCGGGAGCTGGCCGGGTGGACCGTGGAGCCGCTGCGCCGCGCGGACGGTCCCGCCGTGGAGATCCCGGTGGTCTACGACGGCCCGGACCTCGACGAGGTCGCCGCGCTCTGGGGCGTACCGCCCGGGGAGGTCGGTGCCGTGCACTCCGGTACGGCCTTCCGTGTCGCGTTCTGCGGGTTCGCCCCCGGATTCGGGTACCTCACCGGGCTGCCCGAGCGCCTGCACGTACCCCGGCGCGCGACCCCGCGCACCCGGGTTCCGGCGGGGGCGCTCGCGCTGGCCGGGCCGTACACCGGTGTCTACCCGCGTGTCTCGCCCGGCGGCTGGCAGCTGATCGGCCGGATGCCGGACCCGGCCCGGCTCTGGGACCCGGCCCGCGACCCGGCGGCCCTGCTGGTCCCGGGGGCGCGGGTGCGGTTCGTACCGGTGGCACCCGAGGCGGAACCCGGGAGCGGGGGCGAGCGGGCGTGA
- a CDS encoding LamB/YcsF family protein, translated as MDLNADLGEGFGRWTLTDDDALLSCVTSANVACGFHAGDPAVMRRVCEGAAARGVTIGAQVSYRDLAGFGRRSMDVPAAELTAEIAYQIGALRVFAEAAGSRVAYVKPHGALYNRAVHDDAQARAVIEGVLLAGGDLPVLGLPGSRLLAHAREARLPAVEEAFADRAYTPQGTLVPRGEAGAVVEDPDEVVRRAVRMTVDRTVAAADGSTVPVAARSLCLHGDTPGAAALARRVRAALEEADVAVRAFA; from the coding sequence ATGGACCTCAACGCCGATCTCGGCGAAGGCTTCGGCCGCTGGACGCTCACCGACGACGACGCACTGCTCTCCTGCGTCACCAGCGCCAACGTCGCCTGCGGCTTCCACGCGGGCGATCCGGCGGTGATGCGCCGCGTCTGCGAGGGTGCGGCGGCCCGGGGCGTGACGATCGGGGCGCAGGTGTCCTACCGGGACCTGGCGGGCTTCGGACGCCGCTCGATGGATGTCCCGGCGGCCGAGCTGACCGCCGAAATCGCCTACCAGATCGGCGCGTTGCGGGTCTTCGCCGAGGCGGCCGGCTCCCGCGTCGCGTACGTCAAACCGCACGGCGCGCTCTACAACCGCGCGGTCCACGACGACGCCCAGGCGCGTGCCGTGATCGAGGGGGTGCTGCTGGCCGGTGGGGACCTCCCCGTCCTCGGCCTGCCCGGCTCCCGGCTGCTCGCCCACGCCCGCGAGGCCCGACTGCCCGCCGTGGAGGAGGCGTTCGCGGACCGCGCGTACACCCCGCAGGGCACCCTGGTGCCGCGCGGTGAGGCGGGCGCGGTCGTGGAGGACCCCGACGAGGTCGTACGCCGTGCGGTCCGGATGACGGTGGACCGCACGGTCGCCGCCGCCGACGGCAGCACCGTCCCGGTCGCCGCCCGCTCCCTCTGCCTGCACGGCGACACCCCCGGCGCGGCGGCGCTCGCCCGACGGGTGCGGGCCGCGCTGGAGGAAGCGGACGTCGCCGTAAGGGCGTTCGCGTGA
- a CDS encoding S8 family peptidase, which yields MHTRHALVLASAFALALAGPLATSAASAPTPPNPQPAPLIRAGVPIPGRYIVTLDPLVDAAGTAQKLGLAPTFTYSKALNGFAVPLTPAQLTTLRNTPGVTSVEEDAMSSAPASEAVPASETAPALRTASTSRAASGRLAPASTWGLDRIDQRNLPLDGDFTTGGDGAGVTAYILDSGIDYQHTEFGGAGGTRASFGFDAVGDGRRGADCFGHGTHVAGTVGGSTYGVAPEASLVSVRVLNCNGQGSSSGLIAGLDWVARNAVQPAVLNGSLGGGKSQTVNRATTALSASGVLPVLAAGNDAKDACDVSPASADGALTVAASNRDDQQTSFSNWGACVSLYAPGQDIVSARLGGGSVSMNGTSMAAPHATGLAALYKQANPGADSAEVAAWLDEVSTRDVLTGVGQGTPNHLLFTDGL from the coding sequence GTGCACACTCGCCACGCGCTCGTACTCGCGTCCGCATTCGCCCTCGCCCTCGCGGGCCCGCTCGCCACCAGTGCGGCTTCCGCGCCCACGCCGCCGAACCCGCAGCCCGCGCCGCTGATCCGTGCCGGGGTCCCGATCCCCGGCCGGTACATCGTCACCCTCGACCCGCTCGTGGACGCGGCGGGGACCGCGCAGAAGCTGGGCCTGGCGCCGACCTTCACGTACAGCAAGGCGCTCAACGGCTTCGCCGTCCCGCTCACCCCGGCCCAGCTGACGACCCTCCGCAACACCCCCGGCGTGACGTCGGTGGAGGAGGACGCGATGAGTTCCGCCCCCGCGTCGGAAGCCGTCCCCGCGTCGGAGACCGCCCCCGCCCTGAGGACGGCCTCCACGTCGAGGGCCGCCTCCGGCCGCCTCGCACCGGCCTCCACCTGGGGCCTGGACCGCATCGACCAGCGGAACCTGCCGCTCGACGGCGACTTCACCACCGGCGGCGACGGCGCCGGGGTGACCGCCTACATCCTCGACTCCGGCATCGACTACCAGCACACCGAGTTCGGTGGGGCCGGCGGGACCCGGGCCTCCTTCGGCTTCGACGCCGTGGGCGACGGCCGTCGTGGCGCGGACTGCTTCGGCCACGGCACGCACGTCGCGGGCACCGTCGGGGGCAGCACGTACGGCGTCGCCCCCGAGGCGAGTCTGGTCAGCGTCCGCGTCCTGAACTGCAACGGGCAGGGCTCCAGCTCCGGGCTGATCGCGGGCCTCGACTGGGTCGCCCGGAACGCCGTGCAGCCCGCCGTCCTCAACGGCTCCCTGGGCGGCGGCAAGTCCCAGACGGTCAACCGCGCCACGACCGCGCTCTCCGCCTCGGGTGTCCTCCCCGTCCTCGCGGCGGGCAACGACGCCAAGGACGCCTGCGACGTCTCGCCCGCCTCCGCCGACGGGGCCCTGACCGTCGCGGCCTCCAACCGCGACGACCAGCAGACCTCCTTCTCCAACTGGGGCGCGTGCGTCAGCCTCTACGCCCCCGGCCAGGACATCGTCTCGGCCCGGCTCGGCGGCGGCTCGGTCTCCATGAACGGCACCTCGATGGCGGCCCCGCACGCCACCGGCCTCGCCGCCCTCTACAAGCAGGCCAACCCCGGCGCCGACTCCGCCGAAGTCGCCGCCTGGCTCGACGAGGTGTCCACCCGGGACGTCCTGACGGGCGTCGGTCAGGGCACCCCCAACCACCTCCTCTTCACCGACGGCCTGTAG
- a CDS encoding HD domain-containing protein, with protein sequence MSDETAHTHDLRIRWQEALVAARGGAAGPDPLPYAENLMERWAEPQRKYHTTTHLTAVLNGIDVLAAHAGEPELVRLAAWFHDAVYRPDRSENEERSAALAERALPEAGVPAGATAEVARLVRLTVTHDPAEGDRNGEVLCDADLAILASGPKAYAHYTAEVRAEYGFVPDDLFREGRAGVLRQLLGLPRLFRTPYGAEHWEARARQNLTTELELLEATLP encoded by the coding sequence ATGTCCGACGAGACCGCGCACACTCACGACCTCCGCATCCGCTGGCAGGAGGCCCTCGTGGCCGCCCGGGGCGGCGCGGCCGGCCCCGACCCGCTCCCGTACGCCGAGAACCTGATGGAGCGGTGGGCCGAGCCGCAGCGGAAGTACCACACCACCACCCATCTGACGGCGGTCCTGAACGGGATCGACGTCCTCGCCGCGCACGCCGGGGAGCCGGAACTCGTCCGGCTGGCCGCCTGGTTCCACGACGCGGTCTACCGGCCCGACCGTTCCGAGAACGAGGAACGCAGCGCCGCCCTCGCCGAGCGGGCGCTGCCCGAAGCGGGGGTCCCGGCCGGGGCGACCGCCGAGGTGGCGCGGCTGGTCCGGCTCACCGTGACGCACGACCCGGCGGAGGGCGACCGCAACGGCGAGGTGCTGTGCGACGCCGACCTGGCGATCCTGGCGTCGGGCCCCAAGGCGTACGCGCACTACACCGCGGAGGTCCGCGCGGAGTACGGCTTCGTGCCGGACGACCTCTTCCGGGAGGGCCGGGCCGGGGTGCTGCGGCAACTGCTCGGGCTGCCGAGGCTGTTCCGTACGCCGTACGGGGCCGAACACTGGGAGGCGCGGGCGCGGCAGAACCTGACGACGGAGCTGGAACTGCTGGAGGCCACCCTGCCGTGA
- a CDS encoding MDR family MFS transporter: MTQTSPAPAAAGAAPEPPRFTHREIMVTMSGLVIAMLLAMLDNMIVAPALPTIVGDLGGLKHLAWVTTGYILASTVATPIWGKLGDLLGRRITFITSIAIFLIGSALCGLSQNMGELIGFRALQGLGAGGLMVGVMAVLAEIVPPRDRSKYQGVMMAVMPVAMIGGPLAGGFITDNLNWRWAFYVNLPLGVVALFVCWFVLAKLPRKTAARVRIDWTGAALLSVWITTLVLITSWGGSEYDWDSAMILGLAVVTVLVFAAFVFVERRAEEPIMPLSVFADRNFSLAGALSFIVGFAMFGGITLLPQFQQYVQGSSATNSGLLLMPMMLAAMVLSLAGGTYISKTGRYRILPIAGTALMAAGLALFATMGPDTTRFTTGLFMVVLGLGMGCLMQTTMLIAQNSAPLRDIGAATGAATFLRNMGGSLGVSLLGTLYASTLTDSFTSAAGSAAGAADAGSSVSGMTPQALRALPEAVQHAFAQAVSDGVDTAFAWGAGAAAAGIVIALFIRQVPLRGFTGADAKKAETESVAVPAVAE, encoded by the coding sequence GTGACGCAGACCTCCCCCGCCCCGGCCGCAGCCGGGGCAGCCCCGGAACCGCCACGCTTCACCCATCGCGAGATCATGGTCACGATGAGCGGCCTGGTCATCGCGATGCTGCTCGCGATGCTCGACAACATGATCGTGGCGCCCGCGCTGCCCACGATCGTCGGGGACCTCGGCGGCCTCAAGCACCTCGCGTGGGTGACCACCGGCTACATCCTCGCCTCCACCGTCGCCACCCCGATCTGGGGCAAGCTCGGCGACCTGCTCGGGCGGCGCATCACCTTCATCACCTCCATCGCGATCTTCCTCATCGGCTCCGCGCTCTGCGGCCTCTCCCAGAACATGGGCGAACTGATCGGCTTCCGCGCCCTCCAGGGCCTCGGCGCCGGTGGGCTCATGGTCGGCGTGATGGCGGTGCTGGCCGAGATCGTGCCGCCCCGCGACCGCAGCAAGTACCAGGGCGTGATGATGGCGGTCATGCCCGTCGCCATGATCGGCGGCCCGCTCGCCGGTGGCTTCATCACCGACAACCTCAACTGGCGCTGGGCCTTCTACGTCAACCTGCCGCTCGGCGTCGTCGCGCTGTTCGTCTGCTGGTTCGTCCTCGCCAAGCTCCCGCGCAAGACCGCCGCCCGCGTCCGTATCGACTGGACCGGCGCCGCGCTGCTCAGCGTCTGGATCACCACCCTGGTCCTGATCACCAGCTGGGGCGGCAGCGAGTACGACTGGGACTCGGCCATGATCCTCGGCCTCGCCGTGGTCACCGTGCTCGTCTTCGCCGCGTTCGTCTTCGTCGAGCGCCGGGCCGAAGAGCCGATCATGCCGCTGTCGGTCTTCGCCGACCGCAACTTCTCCCTCGCCGGTGCGCTCAGCTTCATCGTCGGCTTCGCCATGTTCGGCGGGATCACCCTGCTGCCGCAGTTCCAGCAGTACGTCCAGGGCTCCTCCGCCACCAACAGCGGCCTGCTGCTCATGCCGATGATGCTCGCCGCGATGGTGCTCTCCCTCGCGGGCGGTACCTACATCAGCAAGACCGGCCGCTACCGCATCCTGCCCATCGCGGGCACCGCCCTGATGGCGGCGGGCCTCGCCCTCTTCGCCACCATGGGACCCGACACCACCCGCTTCACCACCGGGCTCTTCATGGTGGTGCTCGGCCTCGGCATGGGCTGCCTGATGCAGACCACCATGCTCATCGCGCAGAACAGCGCCCCGCTGCGCGACATCGGCGCCGCCACCGGCGCGGCCACCTTCCTGCGCAACATGGGTGGTTCGCTCGGCGTCTCCCTGCTCGGCACCCTGTACGCCAGCACGCTCACCGACTCCTTCACCTCGGCCGCCGGTTCGGCCGCCGGAGCCGCCGACGCCGGTTCGTCGGTCTCCGGCATGACCCCCCAGGCGCTGCGCGCCCTGCCCGAAGCCGTCCAGCACGCCTTCGCCCAGGCGGTCAGCGACGGCGTCGACACCGCCTTCGCCTGGGGCGCGGGCGCCGCGGCCGCCGGCATCGTCATCGCCCTGTTCATCCGCCAGGTGCCGCTGCGCGGCTTCACCGGCGCCGACGCGAAGAAGGCGGAGACCGAATCCGTCGCCGTACCGGCGGTCGCCGAGTGA